The Astyanax mexicanus isolate ESR-SI-001 chromosome 14, AstMex3_surface, whole genome shotgun sequence genome window below encodes:
- the luzp1 gene encoding leucine zipper protein 1, which produces MTDDKPTTNRHLRHKLQSLGRRLDELEEATSKLHKAEDELLDLQDKIIQAEGSNSSLLGDVEAMRKRVLKIEGKDEEVRKAEDLCRLVKEKLESEEDLTKDLKAEIERLQHRMTEMEKLEDAFVKSKSDCTQLCLSLNEEKNLTKKLSSELEALKARVKEVDSSEARLNRAELALTSEMEKLKALTQTFVTERKRLLEKQREDEKLILKLTEKLERHKSKLGTSDHSFIESRDIRIEDDLTTGLGSKLARKKSLDYLKLSDEVGLRNKSENEKNSLEGLEDNKVKDLTQEVEKLKGRLKQLEMVEEDLKNTEYKKAELADKFQQERSRSQALNDQLEQLKMQLFSGSSSNGNLAVSNTAKVLENGKAESEEINVRGGFRQEKPKYRSAVAEAGTSKYKARETSPQQQRVKIKDLSHSAENSPKTPRRALSPAHKLKKPGLKTGSPNSADNGLKDGKGIEEKLVNTTIQPSLSTPLSDNKKVSVLSRYPPAANDQKPGKASVRPADSESKKSRVEKFSRLYTGSDSESNNTDSVVSSTNKTVGTPSLDKDRSLESQSLDPPQEASAVLSLSHANGSYTAYRSHVTPSAPVDHGSEDHSSASESESTVSRRSTSERDTSSLSVLSSRTTSSKYPRYSRLHDSHSGRSSTRSSYDEEQHRALMMEGGSQEPVQPSSGLEIQRTCSPREALRSKAVIKPAIVEYDRKEVMASDPLSTNGKPKISAKMTSSITFYPNDPSSSRTSSRSSSISSDPSSKERHTSTSNIVIGPTADLRGSISIPYEISIPKSEIALQPGEGECDSDPPSVLEMARVETTVLSRSSFSLQSPETASDFNSTESGFESSSSSSTTTVTSWRSHSNNHSSQDDNVPEMRNVTVRSGWRNRGAASVDEIGRGPRHDGSGDEAESAMTWRAYRATTVLDADDRSLSPNIATRGTKPSPAEVYMRRINSGNTTKDPVEPVRKSKSSIDSGLQRCIPHEPVTAQQLQPRSRKQPNAGRDGESSASSWRKSSEQDSSGGRSAWASSGRHWNSRNHDN; this is translated from the coding sequence ATGACGGACGACAAGCCCACCACCAACCGCCACTTAAGGCACAAACTCCAGAGTCTGGGCCGGCGCCTGGATGAACTAGAGGAAGCAACGAGTAAACTTCACAAGGCTGAGGATGAGCTCCTGGATCTCCAAGACAAGATCATTCAAGCCGAGGGCAGTAATTCTTCCCTGCTTGGCGATGTTGAGGCAATGCGAAAGAGAGTGCTCAAGATTGAGGGCAAGGATGAGGAGGTTAGAAAAGCAGAAGATCTCTGCCGTTTGGTAAAGGAGAAGCTGGAGTCGGAGGAAGATCTGACCAAGGATCTTAAAGCAGAGATTGAGCGCCTGCAGCACAGGATGACTGAAATGGAGAAGCTGGAAGATGCATTTGTAAAGAGCAAGTCGGACTGTACCCAGCTGTGCCTTAGCCTTAATGAAGAAAAGAACCTTACCAAAAAGCTCTCGTCCGAGCTAGAGGCCCTGAAGGCCAGAGTGAAGGAGGTGGATTCTTCTGAGGCCCGTTTGAACAGGGCAGAGCTGGCCCTGACTTCTGAGATGGAGAAACTAAAAGCCCTCACTCAGACTTTCGTGACTGAGCGCAAAAGACTCCTGGAAAAGCAGAGAGAGGATGAGAAACTCATTCTCAAACTGACTGAGAAGCTTGAACGGCACAAGAGCAAGTTGGGTACATCAGACCACAGCTTTATTGAGTCCCGAGATATCCGGATAGAAGATGACCTTACGACTGGTCTGGGTAGCAAACTGGCCAGGAAGAAGAGCCTTGACTACTTAAAGCTTTCGGACGAAGTTGGGTTGAGAAACAAATCTGAGAATGAGAAAAACAGCCTAGAGGGGCTTGAGGACAACAAGGTCAAAGACCTAACGCAGGAAGTAGAAAAGCTGAAGGGTCGCCTGAAACAGCTTGAGATGGTGGAGGAGGATCTGAAGAACACAGAATACAAGAAAGCAGAGCTGGCAGACAAGTTTCAGCAAGAGAGGAGCCGCAGCCAAGCCCTGAATGATCAGCTTGAACAGCTGAAGATGCAGCTTTTCAGTGGCAGCAGTAGTAATGGAAACCTGGCTGTTTCTAACACAGCGAAAGTTCTTGAAAACGGCAAGGCTGAGAGTGAGGAAATCAATGTTAGAGGGGGTTTCCGTCAGGAGAAGCCAAAGTACAGGAGTGCTGTCGCAGAGGCAGGTACCTCTAAGTACAAAGCCAGGGAAACTTCACCGCAGCAGCAGAGAGTGAAGATCAAGGATCTCAGCCATTCTGCAGAGAACTCCCCTAAAACTCCACGGAGGGCCTTAAGTCCTGCCCACAAGTTGAAGAAGCCTGGTTTAAAAACTGGGTCGCCAAACAGTGCTGACAATGGGCTAAAAGATGGCAAGGGCATTGAGGAGAAACTTGTAAATACTACTATCCAGCCCAGCTTGTCCACCCCATTAAGTGATAACAAGAAGGTTTCTGTCCTCAGTCGTTATCCTCCTGCTGCAAATGACCAAAAGCCGGGAAAGGCATCAGTCAGGCCTGCTGACAGTGAAAGCAAGAAGAGCAGAGTTGAGAAATTTTCCAGGTTGTACACTGGGAGTGACAGTGAGTCAAACAATACAGACAGTGTTGTAAGCAGCACAAATAAGACTGTTGGCACTCCCTCACTTGACAAGGACCGATCCCTTGAGTCACAGTCTTTAGATCCTCCGCAGGAAGCAAGTGCAGTATTGAGTCTGTCCCATGCAAATGGGTCTTATACTGCATACAGATCCCATGTAACCCCATCAGCTCCCGTTGATCATGGATCTGAGGACCACTCTTCAGCCTCTGAATCCGAATCGACTGTGTCAAGGCGCTCCACAAGCGAGAGAGACACTTCTTCTCTGTCTGTTTTAAGCAGCAGAACAACAAGCTCTAAGTATCCCAGGTATTCGCGGCTACATGATTCTCATTCTGGTAGATCTTCAACAAGGAGCTCTTATGATGAGGAGCAACACAGGGCTCTAATGATGGAAGGTGGCTCCCAAGAGCCTGTCCAGCCCTCCTCGGGGCTTGAGATCCAGCGGACCTGCAGCCCACGGGAAGCTCTGCGATCTAAGGCAGTCATCAAGCCAGCAATTGTGGAGTATGACCGGAAAGAGGTGATGGCGTCAGACCCACTGTCCACTAATGGAAAACCCAAAATCTCTGCAAAGATGACCAGCAGTATCACTTTCTATCCCAATGACCCAAGCTCTTCTCGGACCAGCAGTCGAAGCAGTAGTATCTCAAGTGATCCTTCATCAAAAGAGCGGCACACATCCACCAGCAATATAGTCATTGGGCCTACTGCTGATCTCAGAGGTAGCATCTCTATCCCCTATGAAATTTCCATTCCTAAGAGCGAGATTGCTCTACAACCTGGCGAGGGAGAGTGCGACTCTGATCCTCCCAGTGTCCTAGAGATGGCTCGAGTGGAGACGACCGTTTTGTCCAGGAGCAGCTTTAGCCTTCAGTCACCGGAAACGGCCTCCGACTTTAACAGCACCGAGTCTGGGTtcgagagcagcagcagcagctccaccaCAACAGTCACCAGCTGGAGGAGTCACAGTAACAACCACTCATCCCAGGATGACAACGTACCAGAAATGAGGAATGTGACTGTCAGGAGTGGTTGGAGGAATCGAGGAGCAGCTTCCGTGGATGAAATTGGTCGGGGACCAAGACACGACGGTTCTGGGGATGAAGCAGAGTCAGCCATGACTTGGAGAGCCTACAGAGCTACCACAGTGCTGGATGCAGATGACCGTTCACTGTCCCCCAATATCGCCACACGAGGCACCAAACCGAGTCCAGCAGAGGTCTACATGCGCAGGAT